In Aptenodytes patagonicus chromosome 22, bAptPat1.pri.cur, whole genome shotgun sequence, one DNA window encodes the following:
- the CSF1 gene encoding macrophage colony-stimulating factor 1 isoform X2, with protein sequence MPRLGAKVCLLRCTLLSSLLLLLVCSIHETEQNSYCQQIITEKHLAELEELADTQMQHPGRVSFKFINKMQLNDSVCYVKAAFPLLGKILERTEFKENSSNAKKMQMVRSMYSRIDENVDPCIKEEDDEERKLSQMCFEEFTTSPYEMLVLVKQFFQDINQLLQNQETFEKDCSQVYGRTCLGPKKAGSSPEQRRKEPAVKEGRWEPLIYITVASVVAVLLAMGGLLFYKYKSRVVERSLEDGGCDPEEPERRALQGARGCPELETQDL encoded by the exons ATGCCCCGCCTCGGAGCCAAG GTGTGCCTGCTCCGCTGCACCCTGCTGtcgtccctcctcctcctcctggtctgCAGCATCCATGAGACGGAGCAGAACAGCTACTGCCAGCAGATCATCACGGAGAAGCACCTGGccgagctggaggagctg GCTGACACCCAGATGCAGCACCCAGGCAGGGTCTCCTTCAAGTTCATCAATAAGATGCAGTTG AACGATTCCGTCTGCTACGTGAAAGCCGCTTTTCCTCTGCTGGGCAAGATCCTGGAGCGAACCGAGTTCAAGGAGAACTCGTCCAACGCCAAGAAGATGCAGATGGTGCGCAGCATGTACAGCCGCATCGACGAGAACGTCGACCCCTGCATCAaggaggaggatgatgaggagagAAAG ctctcGCAAATGTGCTTCGAGGAGTTCACCACCTCCCCCTACGAGATGCTGGTGCTGGTGAAGCAATTCTTCCAGGACATcaaccagctgctgcagaacCAGGAGACCTTCGAGAAGGACTGCAGCCAGGTCTACGGCAGGACCTGCTTGGGACCCAAGAAGGCCGGATCCTCACCAG AGCAGCGCAGGAAGGAGCCGGCTGTCAAGGAAGGCCGCTGGGAGCCCCTGATATACATCACGGTGGCCAGCGTGGTGGCCGTCTTGCTGGCCATGGGAGGGCTGCTCTTCTACAAGTATAAATCCAGG GTCGTGGAGCGGTCGCTGGAAGATGGAGGCTGCGACCCTGAGGAGCCGGAGAGGAG GGCGCTGCAGGGAGCAAGGGGATGTCCGGAGCTGGAGACTCAGGACCTCTAA
- the CSF1 gene encoding macrophage colony-stimulating factor 1 isoform X1, producing MPRLGAKVCLLRCTLLSSLLLLLVCSIHETEQNSYCQQIITEKHLAELEELADTQMQHPGRVSFKFINKMQLNDSVCYVKAAFPLLGKILERTEFKENSSNAKKMQMVRSMYSRIDENVDPCIKEEDDEERKLSQMCFEEFTTSPYEMLVLVKQFFQDINQLLQNQETFEKDCSQVYGRTCLGPKKAGSSPGVGTDPDCNCLSPALPSATQPSLSAATHAGREVAPASTRVPYSLLHATLADLDALSQPPSSTDGGSGTEEVLGAGVGDTASVLSPAMQQTAPADSAEALLDPAGTLSLAAVDVPILCGDGELVEGSTEAVAGHPPQDPAQQEGASILPDHPGGLRTTTPAASPSTGSAGGGARIRPTEASEPVTQLRFSRMAPGMRGRVPGGPGDGARVQGWGLSRLREPEDGRAGPSFDSGFVLSTEQRRKEPAVKEGRWEPLIYITVASVVAVLLAMGGLLFYKYKSRVVERSLEDGGCDPEEPERRALQGARGCPELETQDL from the exons ATGCCCCGCCTCGGAGCCAAG GTGTGCCTGCTCCGCTGCACCCTGCTGtcgtccctcctcctcctcctggtctgCAGCATCCATGAGACGGAGCAGAACAGCTACTGCCAGCAGATCATCACGGAGAAGCACCTGGccgagctggaggagctg GCTGACACCCAGATGCAGCACCCAGGCAGGGTCTCCTTCAAGTTCATCAATAAGATGCAGTTG AACGATTCCGTCTGCTACGTGAAAGCCGCTTTTCCTCTGCTGGGCAAGATCCTGGAGCGAACCGAGTTCAAGGAGAACTCGTCCAACGCCAAGAAGATGCAGATGGTGCGCAGCATGTACAGCCGCATCGACGAGAACGTCGACCCCTGCATCAaggaggaggatgatgaggagagAAAG ctctcGCAAATGTGCTTCGAGGAGTTCACCACCTCCCCCTACGAGATGCTGGTGCTGGTGAAGCAATTCTTCCAGGACATcaaccagctgctgcagaacCAGGAGACCTTCGAGAAGGACTGCAGCCAGGTCTACGGCAGGACCTGCTTGGGACCCAAGAAGGCCGGATCCTCACCAG GTGTGGGGACAGATCCTGACTGCAAttgcctgtcccctgccctccCTTCTGCCACCCAgccctccctctctgctgccaccCATGCCGGCAGGGAGGTGGCACCCGCTAGCACCCGGGTCCCTTACAGCCTCCTCCATGCCACCCTTGCTGACTTAGATGCCCTGTCTCAGCCCCCCAGTAGCACAGACGGTGGCTCGGGGACTGAGGAGGTCCTGGGTGCCGGGGTAGGTGACACGGCATCGGTGCTGTCCCCCGCGATGCAGCAGACAGCTCCAGCCGACAGTGCCGAAGCCCTCCTGGATCCGGCCGGGACCCTTAGCCTGGCGGCGGTGGACGTCCCCATCCTGTGTGGGGATGGAGAGCTGGTGGAGGGGAGCACCGAAGCGGTGGCCGGCCATCCGCCGCAGGATCCGGCCCAGCAAGAGGGAGCCTCCATCCTCCCAGACCATCCTGGCGGGCTCAGGACCACCACGCCGGCAGCATCCCCCAGCACCGGCTCGGCAGGCGGCGGAGCCAGGATCCGTCCCACCGAGGCATCCGAGCCCGTCACGCAGCTCCGTTTCTCCAGGATGGCCCCAGGGATGCGGGGCCGAGTGCCGGGCGGCCCCGGGGACGGGGCGAGGGTGCAAGGCTGGGGGCTGAGCCGGCTGCGGGAGCCCGAGGACGGCAGGGCCGGCCCCAGCTTTGACTCTGGCTTTGTTCTGAGCACAGAGCAGCGCAGGAAGGAGCCGGCTGTCAAGGAAGGCCGCTGGGAGCCCCTGATATACATCACGGTGGCCAGCGTGGTGGCCGTCTTGCTGGCCATGGGAGGGCTGCTCTTCTACAAGTATAAATCCAGG GTCGTGGAGCGGTCGCTGGAAGATGGAGGCTGCGACCCTGAGGAGCCGGAGAGGAG GGCGCTGCAGGGAGCAAGGGGATGTCCGGAGCTGGAGACTCAGGACCTCTAA